TGCCATTTGTTAACCATAAGAATTGTCTGAAGGCCAGAAGGCCAATGACTGGATGAGCTAGAAAAAATACCACTGCAAACTCAGTGGTATTATGTACGGGTTTGCTACAAAGTTCAATTATTCCTGATAGTAACAGCAAGCTTGCGAATGCGGTAAAAGCAATGGATATAATAGTGTTTCTAGATGTGTTGGAAGCTCTAAAGTGGCTATCTGAAATCTCGTAATCAAACTTTCTTCTTGGAATACTTAGTACGAATAATTTGCTATACTGGTACTGCAATTCTAGTAGTGTGTTCTTGAGTGGATTCATTAGACTTAGGCGATTTATTAGAAAAGCTACCCCAGCGCCTCATATCCCTCATCAACCAATAACCCTTTGCCAAGGGCGCTTTGCACGGCTAGCACATCGCAGCGCTCGTTTTCGGCGTGGCCGGCGTGGCCTTTTATCCACTTGAAGGACACGTTGCGGTCTTGGTACACGCGCAGGAAGCGGCGCCAGAGGTCCTCGTTGGCCTTTTTGCCGAAGTCGGGCTTGGCGGCCCAGTTGAAGACCCATTTCTTCTCCACGGCATCGACCACGTACTTAGAATCGGACACGACCAGGATGGGAATCTCGGGGCGCGTCACGGCTTCGAGGCCCACAATCACGGCCAGCAGCTCCATGCGGTTGTTGGTAGTGCGGCGGAAG
The genomic region above belongs to Hymenobacter sp. BRD128 and contains:
- a CDS encoding ribonuclease H, translating into MITLFTDGSSRGNPGPGGYGTILRYGPHEKELTQGFRRTTNNRMELLAVIVGLEAVTRPEIPILVVSDSKYVVDAVEKKWVFNWAAKPDFGKKANEDLWRRFLRVYQDRNVSFKWIKGHAGHAENERCDVLAVQSALGKGLLVDEGYEALG